Part of the Halodesulfovibrio aestuarii DSM 17919 = ATCC 29578 genome, AGTTCATGAGGATAGTAGTATCCGGCATAATTACACGCTCAACAGAAGAATGACTGATATCACGTTCATGCCAGAGAGCCTGGTTTTCCATAGCGGAAACAGAGTTGGTACGAATGAGGCGGGAAAGACCTGTCAAGTTTTCAGCAGAGATAGGGTTCTTTTTATGCGGCATTGCGGAAGAACCTTTCTGACCTTTGCGGAAACCTTCCTCAGCCTCTAGCACTTCGGTGCGCTGCAGGTGACGCAGTTCAACGCAAAGACGTTCAATACCACCTGCCGCAACAGCAAGAGCGGTAAAATAAGCAGCGTAACGATCACGGTTAATTACCTGTGTGGAGATTGGATCCACAGCAAGACCAAGAACTTCACAAGTGATTGATTCAACTTCCGCAGGAATCATTGCCATAGTACCTACGGCACCGGAAATTTTCCCTACACGGATGCCTTCCACCGCAGCTTTAAAGCGCGTGTAATGGCGTTTAAATTCAGCATAGAAGCCAGCCATTTTTAAACCGAAACTTGTTGGCTCTGCATGAATACCGTGGGTACGTCCCATGCACAAACGACCTTTGTTCTCATGCGCAATGTTTTTCAGGGTCTCAAGCATTGTTTCAAAGTCTTTGAGAATGATATCACCAGCGCGGGAAAGCAGAACGCCGTTAGCTGTGTCCACAATGTCGGAAGAAGTACAGCCAAGGTGGATAAAGCGAGCCGCAGGGCCTACTTTTTCTTCTACAGCAGTGAGGAATGCAATTACGTCGTGACGAGTTGTTTCCTCAATTTCTAGAATACGGTCCACGTCAAAATCGGCCTTCTCACGAATCTGCTTCATACTTTCATCATCGATTTCGCCAAGGCGGTGCCATGCCTCACAAACAGCGATTTCAACTTCGAGCCAGACGCGGAATTTGTTTTCAAGCGTCCAGAGCTGACCCATTTCGGGGCGAGTATAACGATCGATCATTTTAGCGTTCTCTTACATATGGTTGTGGTTAAAGATTGCTATGCATAAAAAAGGCAGCCAATACTGGCCGCCAAAAATTTATCAAGATGCAGAAGAAGAAGAAGAATTAGAACACCCGGAAGAACCGGATGGGATATCCTTTTTAGTGGGATTCGATGCCGCACTGTTTTTTCCATATTCGGAAACATACCAGCCACCACCTTTGAGCACAAAAGTAGTGTTAGAGATAATACGTTCGGCTACGCCACCACAGACAGGACATGTAATAGACTCATCGCCTTCAGAGCAGGATGTAGTCCATTCTTCAAAAATTTGTTCGCAAGCATTACAGCGATATTCATAAATGGGCATAAAACCCTCCATCAACAAATAAACTAAAAAAAGCTAAACAGCGGCTTCATTGTTAAAACATGAAACCGCTGCCAAGAAAAATGCCGTTTCCCAGTCTGCATAGGCAGCTGGAAAACATTATCGAACCTGTAAGCAGCCGATAATTTATCGTAAAGAAACTTATGCGTTCTTAGCAGCAATAGCTTCTTTAATACGAAGTTTCATTGCTTTTTTACGACGCTGACGACGGCGATCGAGTTCTTTCTTACGTTCATGTTTTTTATGAGCCATTATAATTCTCCTTAGCAGGCTTTTCGAAAGTCGGGATAATACAGTAGATGACCGCTGTTGTCCAGCGATGCCATAGAATCACAGTTGATTCTATTTTTCATCATAAAATCCGCTGACCAGTTCGGAACGGGGTATTTCAGCAGAATTCTCCATGTCATTCACCATATATCTTCAAGCCCCTTTTGATGCATAATAACGTGCCGCGCAACGACTGACCACAAAACAATACAAGCCAGCACAAAAAAGCCCTTGAGTTCAGACTCAAGGGCTTGAAGTATAGCAGTAGTTACCATGCAGGTATTTTTTCAACCGGTTCACTCAAAAGGAACTCGCCCTTTTGAATCCATTCTTTAAGTTTGTCTGCAATTTCAAGTGAAATAGGGTAGCTGGTCATCGGTACTGACTCAACCTTCTTACCCATAATCTCTACTTCACCGGACTTCAGTTCCTCATAGGTGCAATGTTGCAGCACACGCGGTAACCC contains:
- the purB gene encoding adenylosuccinate lyase, with product MIDRYTRPEMGQLWTLENKFRVWLEVEIAVCEAWHRLGEIDDESMKQIREKADFDVDRILEIEETTRHDVIAFLTAVEEKVGPAARFIHLGCTSSDIVDTANGVLLSRAGDIILKDFETMLETLKNIAHENKGRLCMGRTHGIHAEPTSFGLKMAGFYAEFKRHYTRFKAAVEGIRVGKISGAVGTMAMIPAEVESITCEVLGLAVDPISTQVINRDRYAAYFTALAVAAGGIERLCVELRHLQRTEVLEAEEGFRKGQKGSSAMPHKKNPISAENLTGLSRLIRTNSVSAMENQALWHERDISHSSVERVIMPDTTILMNYMLNRLSNLVSNLRVIPENMDRNLVGSMGLFFSQRVLLGLVESGMGRQDAYVMVQKCAMESWDTKQLFEDLVRKDPEISARIASEKMDEIFDASYYLRHEDLIFDRVFNS
- a CDS encoding FmdB family zinc ribbon protein, which produces MPIYEYRCNACEQIFEEWTTSCSEGDESITCPVCGGVAERIISNTTFVLKGGGWYVSEYGKNSAASNPTKKDIPSGSSGCSNSSSSSAS